A genomic stretch from Helianthus annuus cultivar XRQ/B chromosome 1, HanXRQr2.0-SUNRISE, whole genome shotgun sequence includes:
- the LOC118490234 gene encoding uncharacterized protein LOC118490234, translating to MPPRRIVNTHRNEDDDIPIETLITNAVNTAIAGLIPNLLQQLQQNNNGPPGGNNNNGPQGGNNNNGPQGGNANPPVAIHDWLDRFQKLKPKSFSTAATPVEAENWIAHIEKNFEVLGVNDEFKVRLASYKLEDDAHRWWKTLKNARGGDNYAATLPWNEFRTLFYQQYFTDADRSEYLREYSSIMQGDDEPIMEFKTRFCRLVNFLGPTAGTLEQQTNTFKWAICDRDRKFILNLRFADINEIVDAVKNLDNDKKHRQRTLDDNRKRPREDNQTNSSFHGGNDQSRDRRHRSNRNYDNQIHQDKQNLPQYRDPPCATCGKPHSGVCRRAERLCFNCGDAGHLVKECPKFNPRANTRGNARLATNDAANTPGMIFG from the coding sequence ATGCCTCCTAGAAGAATTGTGAACACGCACCGTAATGAGGATGACGACATTCCCATTGAGACCCTCATTACTAATGCTGTTAATACAGCTATCGCGGGCTTAATCCCTAACTTGTTGCAACAACTTCAGCAAAATAACAACGGGCCACCAGGAGGTAATAACAACAACGGACCACAAGGGGGTAATAACAACAACGGCCCTCAAGGCGGAAATGCTAACCCTCCTGTTGCCATTCATGATTGGCTTGATCGCTTCCAAAAGTTAAAGCCAAAATCGTTTAGTACCGCTGCTACTCCCGTCGAGGCGGAAAACTGGATTGCTCATATCGAGAAAAATTTTGAAGTGTTGGGTGTGAATGACGAATTCAAAGTCAGGCTTGCTAGTTACAAATTGGAGGACGATGCTCATAGGTGGTGGAAGACTTTGAAGAATGCTCGTGGAGGAGATAATTATGCAGCCACACTTCCTTGGAATGAGTTTCGTACATTGTTCTATCAGCAGTATTTCACTGATGCTGACCGCAGTGAATATCTAAGAGAGTATTCCTCTATCATGCAGGGGGACGATGAGCCCATCATGGAGTTTAAAACTCGTTTCTGTCGTTTGGTCAATTTTCTGGGTCCGACTGCAGGTACGCTAGAGCAGCAAACCAACACTTTCAAGTGGGCTATATGTGACCGTGATAGGAAGTTTATTCTGAATCTTCGTTTCGCTGATATTAATGAGATTGTTGATGCGGTCAAAAACTTGGATAATGATAAGAAGCATCGCCAGAGGACGTTGGATGATAATCGTAAGCGACCAAGGGAAGATAACCAGACTAATTCTTCTTTTCATGGTGGCAATGATCAATCTCGAGACCGTAGGCACCGTTCTAACAGGAATTACGACAATCAGATACATCAAGACAAACAAAACCTGCCACAATATCGTGACCCTCCTTGTGCCACTTGTGGGAAACCTCATAGTGGGGTTTGTCGCCGAGCGGAACGTCtctgcttcaattgtggagatgcAGGTCACCTGGTTAAAGAGTGCCCTAAGTTTAACCCTAGAGCTAATACTAGGGGAAATGCCAGACTTGCTACTAATGATGCAGCGAATACCCCAGGTATGATTTTCGGTTAA